Proteins encoded in a region of the Pseudomonas sp. PDNC002 genome:
- a CDS encoding CsiV family protein, with protein sequence MRLFQPLLLSLALLSPAAFAEPYQVELILFQQSGDVVLASRPAPDDWAKGAQPPGPDSSRPTAMDAQVTKLKQNEGFQVLMHKAWRQEIDANPVKISLTEGAKRDGHFPVEGTVTLSQQRFVNTQTDFWINQFGQDGLLAASQHMVQEASLKNSVLTYLDHPSLGMLIKVTPLNAKPAAAPPPGMEDEAPTGPDAPQQPAPAAPADGGFEAPPPAQSAQ encoded by the coding sequence ATGCGCCTGTTCCAACCCCTGCTGCTGTCGCTGGCACTGCTGTCGCCGGCGGCCTTTGCCGAGCCTTACCAGGTAGAGCTGATCCTCTTCCAGCAGTCCGGCGATGTCGTGCTCGCCAGCCGCCCCGCCCCGGATGACTGGGCCAAAGGCGCGCAACCGCCCGGCCCGGACAGCTCGCGCCCCACCGCAATGGACGCGCAGGTCACCAAGCTCAAGCAGAACGAAGGCTTCCAGGTCCTGATGCACAAGGCCTGGCGCCAGGAGATCGATGCCAACCCGGTAAAGATTTCCCTGACCGAAGGCGCCAAGCGCGACGGCCACTTCCCGGTGGAAGGCACCGTCACCCTGAGCCAGCAACGCTTCGTGAACACCCAGACCGACTTCTGGATCAATCAGTTCGGCCAGGACGGGCTACTCGCCGCCAGCCAACACATGGTTCAGGAAGCCAGCCTGAAGAACAGTGTGCTGACCTACCTCGACCACCCGAGCCTGGGCATGCTGATCAAGGTCACCCCGCTCAACGCCAAGCCGGCAGCCGCTCCGCCGCCCGGCATGGAAGACGAGGCACCGACCGGCCCGGACGCGCCGCAGCAGCCTGCCCCGGCCGCTCCGGCAGACGGCGGCTTCGAGGCCCCGCCACCGGCCCAGTCCGCCCAATAA
- a CDS encoding S-methyl-5'-thioinosine phosphorylase: MTVYAIIGGTGLTQLEGLTLKDAIELDTPYGAPSAAIQRGEFAGREVLFLARHGHPHRFPPHQVNYRANLWALQQAGAQAVLAVNAVGGIHAAMGSGHLCVPHQIVDYTWGREHTYFAGDIDHVTHIDFSHPYDEPLRQKLIAALQELGYAYSSHGVYAATQGPRLETVAEIAKLERDGCDIVGMTGMPEAALARELDLPYACLSLVVNPAAGKSSGIITMAEIEQALHEGIGKVREVLGRVLVS, encoded by the coding sequence ATGACTGTCTACGCCATCATCGGCGGCACCGGCCTGACCCAATTGGAAGGGTTGACCCTGAAGGATGCCATCGAGCTGGATACGCCCTACGGCGCGCCCTCGGCGGCCATCCAGCGCGGCGAGTTCGCCGGCCGCGAGGTGCTGTTCCTCGCTCGCCATGGCCATCCGCACCGTTTCCCGCCACACCAGGTGAACTACCGCGCCAACCTCTGGGCGCTGCAGCAGGCCGGCGCCCAGGCCGTGCTCGCGGTGAACGCCGTGGGCGGTATTCATGCGGCGATGGGGAGCGGTCACCTGTGCGTGCCGCACCAGATCGTCGATTACACCTGGGGTCGTGAGCACACCTATTTCGCCGGCGATATCGACCATGTCACCCACATCGATTTCAGCCATCCCTACGACGAGCCGCTGCGCCAGAAGCTGATCGCCGCACTGCAGGAATTGGGTTATGCGTACAGCAGTCATGGTGTCTACGCAGCTACCCAGGGGCCGCGCCTGGAAACCGTGGCGGAAATCGCCAAGCTGGAGCGCGACGGTTGCGACATCGTCGGCATGACCGGTATGCCTGAAGCTGCGCTGGCCCGTGAGCTGGACCTGCCATACGCCTGTCTGTCGCTGGTGGTGAATCCGGCGGCGGGCAAGTCCAGCGGCATTATCACCATGGCCGAGATCGAGCAGGCGCTGCACGAAGGTATCGGCAAGGTGCGCGAGGTACTGGGGCGCGTGCTGGTGAGTTGA
- a CDS encoding TetR/AcrR family transcriptional regulator: MAQSETVERILDAAEQLFAEKGFAETSLRLITSKAGVNLAAVNYHFGSKKALIQAVFSRFLGPFCASLEKELDRRQAKPDAPRASLEELLELLVVQAMAVKPRSGNDLSIFMRLLGLAFSQSQGHLRKYLEEVYGKVFRRYMLLVNESAPRLPPLELFWRVHFMLGTAVFSMSGIKALRAMAENDFGVNTSIEQVMRLMVPFLAAGMRADSGVSDPSLAGAQLKPRTKSSTAPAPAKV, encoded by the coding sequence ATGGCCCAGTCGGAAACCGTCGAACGCATCCTGGATGCTGCGGAACAGCTGTTCGCGGAGAAAGGCTTCGCCGAAACCTCCTTGCGTCTGATCACCAGCAAGGCGGGGGTGAACCTCGCTGCGGTGAACTATCACTTCGGCTCGAAGAAGGCGCTGATCCAGGCGGTCTTCTCGCGCTTCCTCGGTCCGTTCTGCGCCAGTCTCGAAAAGGAGCTGGATCGCCGCCAGGCAAAGCCGGACGCGCCGCGCGCCAGCCTGGAAGAGCTGCTCGAACTGCTCGTGGTCCAGGCGATGGCGGTGAAGCCTCGCAGTGGTAACGACCTGTCGATCTTCATGCGCCTGCTCGGACTGGCCTTCAGTCAGAGTCAGGGTCACCTGCGCAAGTACCTCGAAGAGGTCTACGGAAAGGTATTCCGTCGCTACATGCTGCTGGTAAACGAATCAGCGCCACGTCTGCCGCCGCTGGAGCTGTTCTGGCGCGTGCACTTCATGCTGGGTACTGCGGTGTTCAGCATGTCCGGTATCAAGGCCCTGCGTGCCATGGCTGAGAACGATTTTGGCGTGAACACTTCCATCGAGCAGGTCATGCGCCTGATGGTGCCGTTCCTCGCCGCTGGCATGCGTGCCGACAGTGGTGTCAGCGATCCTTCGCTGGCCGGCGCCCAGCTCAAGCCGCGCACCAAATCCAGCACCGCGCCGGCACCGGCCAAGGTGTAA
- the nagZ gene encoding beta-N-acetylhexosaminidase, producing the protein MQGSLMLDIGGTWLTAEDRQILRHPEVGGLIIFARNIESPRQVRELMAAIRAVRPDLLLAVDQEGGRVQRLRQGFLRLPAMRAIADNANAERLAEQCGWLMATEVLAVGLDLSFAPVLDLDHQRSAVVGSRAFEGNPERAVALAGAFIRGMHAAGMAATGKHFPGHGWAEVDSHVGIPEDERTLEQIRAVDLVPFQRLSGELDALMPAHVIYPQVDPNPAGFSRRWLQDILRGELGFDGVIFSDDLSMAGAHVVGDAANRIEAALSAGCDMGLVCNDRASAELALSALQRLKVTAPQRLQRMRAKAWPGIEYKQLPRWQEAVGELRAAQLID; encoded by the coding sequence ATGCAAGGCTCCCTGATGCTCGACATCGGCGGCACCTGGCTCACCGCCGAGGACCGCCAGATCCTGCGCCACCCGGAAGTGGGCGGCCTGATCATCTTCGCCCGCAACATCGAATCGCCGCGCCAGGTGCGTGAGCTGATGGCCGCCATCCGCGCGGTGCGCCCCGATCTGCTGCTGGCGGTGGACCAGGAAGGCGGTCGCGTGCAGCGCCTGCGCCAGGGTTTCCTACGCCTGCCGGCGATGCGCGCGATTGCCGACAATGCCAACGCCGAGCGACTGGCCGAGCAGTGCGGCTGGCTGATGGCGACCGAGGTGCTGGCGGTCGGGCTCGACCTGAGCTTCGCTCCGGTGCTGGATCTGGACCATCAGCGCAGCGCGGTCGTCGGTAGCCGCGCCTTCGAGGGCAATCCGGAGCGCGCCGTCGCGCTGGCCGGCGCCTTCATCCGTGGCATGCATGCCGCCGGCATGGCCGCCACTGGCAAGCACTTCCCCGGCCACGGCTGGGCGGAAGTCGATTCCCATGTGGGCATTCCCGAGGACGAGCGCACGCTGGAGCAGATCCGCGCCGTGGACCTGGTGCCGTTCCAGCGCTTGTCCGGTGAGCTGGACGCGCTGATGCCTGCCCACGTGATCTACCCGCAGGTTGATCCGAATCCCGCCGGCTTCTCCCGCCGCTGGCTGCAGGACATCCTGCGCGGCGAACTGGGCTTCGATGGTGTGATCTTCAGCGACGACCTGTCCATGGCTGGCGCTCATGTGGTCGGTGATGCGGCCAACCGAATCGAGGCCGCGCTGAGTGCCGGCTGCGACATGGGGCTGGTGTGCAATGACCGCGCCTCCGCCGAGCTGGCCCTGAGTGCTCTGCAGCGCCTGAAAGTGACGGCACCTCAGCGCCTGCAGCGCATGCGCGCCAAGGCCTGGCCGGGCATCGAATACAAGCAGCTGCCGCGCTGGCAAGAGGCCGTGGGTGAGCTGCGCGCCGCACAACTGATCGACTAA
- a CDS encoding L,D-transpeptidase: MAALDLLHISVADQMLYGFAAGRLVVRVQVSTAANGAGERNGSGCTPRGLHQVRARIGDELPKGAVLKGRRWTGETWTPDLHAAFPGRDWILSRILWLSGCELGRNRMGEVDTFRRYIYLHGTPDCEPMGTPLSHGCIRLRNDDLLELFPRVPLHCRVRIDEAACPDWRAAQLD; this comes from the coding sequence ATGGCTGCTCTCGATCTCCTCCATATTTCCGTTGCTGACCAGATGCTCTACGGCTTTGCCGCAGGGCGCCTGGTCGTGCGCGTGCAGGTTTCCACTGCTGCCAATGGCGCGGGGGAGCGCAACGGCTCCGGTTGTACGCCACGCGGCCTGCATCAGGTTCGCGCCCGGATTGGCGACGAGCTGCCCAAGGGCGCAGTGCTGAAAGGGCGACGCTGGACCGGCGAGACCTGGACGCCCGACCTACACGCGGCGTTTCCCGGGCGCGACTGGATCCTCTCGCGCATCCTCTGGCTCAGCGGCTGCGAGCTGGGGCGCAACCGGATGGGCGAGGTCGATACCTTCCGCCGCTATATCTACCTGCACGGCACGCCGGACTGCGAGCCTATGGGCACGCCGCTTTCCCACGGCTGTATCCGCCTGCGCAATGACGACCTGCTGGAACTCTTTCCCCGCGTTCCCCTCCATTGCCGGGTTCGTATCGATGAAGCCGCCTGCCCCGACTGGCGGGCGGCGCAACTGGATTAA